From the genome of Gymnogyps californianus isolate 813 chromosome 4, ASM1813914v2, whole genome shotgun sequence:
TCACTGGACACAGACATTCAGCTTGTTAAAGTTTAGCCTGATCAGATGAAATCTGACAACAGGCAACGGAAAACAAGCTCTTGCAATGGGAATTGCTGGCAGCTGCAGTCTGATATTATAATCTGCTCTCATGTGCTTGCAACTCCTCCTCTTATTTACAAGCGCTGCAGCTGTGCATTGCTGGGTACTGTATTTAACAGGACTGTGCAGTTGTGTCCATGATGGCTGGATTTGCAGCATTAGCATTTTCTTTAGCTAGGAGAGGCAGCAGGGTGAGGGAGCAGGGTGTTTGCTGCAGACTGTGTGGTATGTGGGGAACCCAGGGCTCTGCTGGATTTGGCAGCAGTTTAACTTGTGTGTTAAAGACTTCCAaattctccctttccctccccatcccatcgAACTGCTGGGATGTCAAACAGAGCGGGGGGGTGGCAGCAAGCAGGTCACGGCTGACAGAGGCTGCTGCCTCTCCAGTGGGGAATCATCCTGTAAACTGGATGAGTGTTTGAAGAAGGGACTGACTTGGAGATGAACCTCAACTGGCTCAGGCAGTGCCCAGAGCTGCAGACTGATGAAGGCTGCAGGAGGTCACCATCCAGACTTGTCCTGTTCTGGATCTTTCCTGGCATCTGCTTGTGGCCACCGCTGGAGATCAGCGCTGGGGGTGCTCTGGAGATCGCCCTCACAGCCTGGCGACCCCGAGTCTGTGCCAGTTTATCTGTGCTTGTGTCTGCTGCTCACTTCTGAGCCGGGactccctctcctgctgccgGCTGCCAGGAGGGGCTCTGCCCGGGCACTCGTCACAGGGAGGCGGGTGATGGTCCCTGCCGAGGACACTGGCCACAACACTCGCTCTCCAGCCCAGGGGGCTGACACGCTGCTGGACACAGCCCCGGGTGACCTGCCCCAGTCTGGCCTGCTCTGAGCGGGGCTGGACCCCAGACGTCCCTTCCCACCTGCATCACCCTGCACTGCAAGCTCGGTCTTGGGGTCAGCAACAGACGAGCACGTATCTTGTTAGCACACGTACAGCACAAGCCACGCAAAAGGTGAGCTCTGGCCTGAGTGGTGCGGGCCACCCCTTCGGGCCATGGCTCCCACCTTGTCCAGGGGCAGCAGCGGGCGCAAGAGGTACAGCTGGCTGGACGGGAAGAGCGGAGGTGGGTGGTAGAAGAGGTCACAGCTGTTCCCAACGGGCAGCAGTGCCTGGAAGAGATATAGCTGGTCAGGGAGCAGGTTGTCCTGGCTCCAAACCTTGtcctggaggcagcaggaggagggtcCCTCTGAGGCACCCTAAACCTCAGCAGCCGCAGCCAAGGCGCAGAGGcctggggcagctctgccttcccaaGCTTGCAGCAACCCAATcgcagggccaggagcagcagctgggatccTGGCTTCCCAACCGCTCCTTCAGCCCCCACAGATATGGGCATGGTCTCACCTGCAGCTCTCCAAAGAGGCCCCCACGATGCGCCCAGGGCTCAGCGtccccccccagcaggatcGGGGCAGTGATGCTCTGGCAccctggaggcagcaggagacagacaCATGTGAGGTGAACAAAAACCTGCTGGGCCAGGGGGAGATCAGCCTCCATCACACAGCAACATCACGATCCACACCGGTCGACAGCTGTGCAGCCCGGGCATGGGACCTCGCCTGGGCTCGGGCAGCCAGCCCCATGCATTGGGGTAGCAGCACACCCTCCGCAACAGGGCTTGAAGTGGGGGAATGGGGAAAGGCATGATCTTGCCGCCATGAAAGGCGTAAGGTAAAGACTCAGCTCCTGGCTACAGTTGGaaagctgcagcctggcacagaGAGCAGCGCGCTGCTTTgctgcccagccagccagctctgcagtgccTGTAGGAACTTGCACTGCATGCGGCTGCTTCCTGCTCTGTGTGTGCCTGCTTCCCTGTGGAAGTGCTTCAAGGCACATGGCCCTGTCTCACACTGAACTTGGAGACACTCTCAGGTTGTCATCTGGTAACAGTTCTTGGTTTGTAAGAGGTCACAAGGCCCACACAGCAACCAGGGAACCGTAAACCAGAGGAACAGGAGCTTCCAAAGGGATGCACAGGCATTCAAAATCCAACCTCACCTCTGTCACCCAGGGCATTACTGCTCCCAATGGCCCATGGATCCCTTTTACCAGTCTTTGGATTAAAAGGGCTGATGAACCATGTCCTAGTAATAGGCATTCCTTCTAGACTGAGAGAGATGGTGAAGAGCTGCTCCGATGACTGCCCTGACCCCAGCAGCAGTGCCTCATCCTGCCTTGGTGTGTCAGGGCACGCAGGGGTGCCAACCTTCCCATGGCCATTCCTGCTCCGCTCGGCAGGCAGAGGGTGGGAAAGGGCAACCCGATGGCaagtgctggctgctgctgcagggctggaggcgACGGAGGGCAGCAGCCAGGACCCCACCGCCCAGGTGGGTGAGCCAGGGCAGCACCGGTACTTACAGCCAAAGCAGCTTCCCCAGGTGCCCTTGGGGTCAGGGTCGCAGAGGAGATGGCCATCTGCAAAGGAGGCAAGGTGGTGAGCATGGGACATGGGTCAGCAGCGGGGAAGGTGTCAAGGGGAGGTGCACTCCCAGGAGAGACCCTGGCACCCCTGGCTGGACACAGGGACCCCAAGACCTCTGGGAGGGGGTCCCAGACACCTTCACCTCTTTAGAGGGGGAAACCACTGAACAAGCTTCAGATGCCCTGGGTGTGCCGCAGTGCCTGGGGGGCCCTGCACTTCAACCTGGCTGGATTTGGCCAGGGTGCGAATACGCGCTACGGGGCCACAGGGGCTGGCTCGGGGCTGGCATCAGCCACGTACCCAGCCAGAGGACGAAGGCACTGGCGGCCAGCAGCATGTTGCGGATGTCCCAGAGGTAGGGGTGGAGGTCGTAGAGCAGCGCCCGTCCAGCGCTGCTGACGAAGCGGCTGTGCAGGCGGCACGTCTGAGCGCAGAGCAGCTGGAAGGACTGGGCTCTGCTGCGCCACTGCATGCCCTGTGGGTGGACCAGGTGTCAGTGCAACTGTGACAGGCACCGTCCCGCAGCAGCGCCCGGACCAGCCTTACCCCGCAGGCATCAGGTGCCGTGGCCGGAACCCCCACACTGAGGCCGTTTGCCCAGAGCCACCGAAAGTGCTCCAGGAGATGCTGCGCCAGTGGCCCATGATGGTAGGGCAGGTAGAAGAGCTCCACCAGCATCCGCACCTCCCCCAGAGTCAGCGGTGCCGTGGGGCTGGACCTGGCCTTCTCTGGGGTCAGCAGTGCTGTGGGGCTGGTCCTGGCCTCCTCCAGGGTCAGTGCCATGGGGCTCGACCTGGCCTCCTCTGGGGTCACCGGTGCTGTGGGGCTGATCCTGGCCTCCTTGGGGGTCAGTGGTACCATGGGGCCAGACCCAGCCTCCTCCAGGGTCAGCAGGGCCATGTGGCTGGACCCAGCCTCCTCTGGGGTCAATGGTGCCGTGGGCCCAGGGCTGGCACCCACCCCATCAGTGAGCACAGCCGTGGGCCCAGGGCTGGCGCCAGCCCCATCAGTGAGTGGTGCTGGGGGGCCAGGGCTGGTGCAAGCCCCAGGCCCTAGGGGTGTCTGGGGCATGTCAGCCCTGCTGGCCTCAGGCTGGGTACTGctgggggatgggggggggctGCCACCCCCTGTCCTGGCATCACTGGTGGGTAGGGGAAGGTTCTGCCTGGTGTTGGCCTCATTGCTGCAGCACACGGCGGGGCCTGGGCTGTGGAGGGTATCGGTAGCCACTGGGGTTCCTGCGGACTGGGCACTCCCAGCCgtgctgggcagagcagaggagggcTCACAGCTCTCTCTGCTCCCCATGACGAGCTGGTCCCCGTCCCCTGTGGGGCTTTGCTGACTGCCAGCAGGGGTCCTGCTCCCACTGCCCTTCTCCGGCTCCGAGGTcaccttcctctttccctcccctggTGCCACACCACAGGGCTCAGGGCCATGCTCGTCTGCCCCACTGGGAACAGAGTCGTGGGGCTGGAGTTCGGGCATGACCTCCTGTCCTCCCgctgtgctgggctgcagccttGTTCCTCCCTTGACGCTGACGCTGGCGTGTCCTGGGGTCCTTCCTCCTGGCAGAAAGGAGCAAGGGGGCAGCCCCTCTGGCACCTGTATGGAAACTGCTGCCCATGGGGCAGGAGAGCCCTGGGGGCGGTTGTGCTGGGAAGCTCCATCTCCGAGCTGGCAGGGACTGGGGAGCTGCCAGGACCATGGGCTTTGCATCGCTCTGTGCTCTGGAGTTCACGCCTCTGTGAACTGGCTGGTGAGGCCACAGGCTTTGCAGAGGCAAACATTGCAAAACACCAAGCTTGCACCTGGCTGAAGCCCCTCTTCCAGAGCCGTATCCTGGCCCAGGCTCCCACAATGCCAGCCGAGGAGACCCCCTCTGGGATGTGGCCAGGGCAGGAGCACCCAGGGGGCAGAATCGTGCGATGGACACCCACGCCTGCCCACCACGACACACACAGACCTCGCTGCCGCACCAGCCAGAGCGCCCCATCCAAACGGGCAGGGCATGGGGCTCCCTCACCCCACCGAGCTCCCAGCAGAGCCGGTCCAGCACTCCAGAGCGGGTGAGGCATGCTGCATGGTGCGAGTTCATCACTTACCTGGCTCCAAGGCCTGCTGGTTTATCTCAGCCACCCAGTCATGCAGCGCGAGCTCCAAGGCCTCCTGGGGGCTGTAGCTCCCCTCCTGTGGGCCTTGGCTGtcccccagggctgctgcagtcTCCATCCCTAAGGAACTGGAGCTCAtcagcccaggcagccccaCTCTTTGCTTGACAGAGCTATCCCATGCCACACTGAGGGTGGGCAGCCCCCCCCAGGGAGATGCCCCCATGATGGATCCCATGCCCTGGGATGTCGGGTAGTGCCCAGCTAGGTGAGACACCTCACCCAGGCAAGAAAGCCTGCAGGGCCATGGCAACGACAGGCAGTGATGGGCAGATCCTGCCCTGAGTGCACAAGctcactgccagcaccagggcCCCACGTATAGAGCTGCCTGGGGCGCTGGGGCCAGGTACCTGCATGATCAGGGTGGGCACAGCTCCCCAGCTCGCTCCGAAACCAGCTACCCAGTGTGTGTATGGGGATGAAGTTGGCCTGGAGCTCGCAGTTGGGGTTGAGGAGCAGTCCATGGAGCCTGGGCATGAGGCCGGGGGCACGTCCCGTGTAGGGGCCCAGGAAGACACGTCTGCAGTCATAGTCGTTGGCATACAGGTTGTCCCAGATGATGGGGCGGCGCCGCAGGACAccctccacctcctccagcagtGTGGCTGAGAGCTCCTGTGACACCACCTTTGGGCCTGGAGCATCACGGCACAGACGTGCATGGAGCACACAGGCAGCGCAGCCCATCGTGCACACTCACAACAGGGTCACGCACACATCTAGGCGCTGAGCATGGAGATGAGAGTCGAgtcaccccaccccaccctcccTAGCCAGAAGAAGAGCAGACCCACAGCCCGACCCACTGCCTGCCTGGCCGGGGCTGCACACCCTGATGCTGAAAGGCACCACGACGGGGCCACTGGCTGGCACCTCTCCCAGGACAGAGCCCGTGGCTGCAGGGTTTGCAGACACGGGCTCCTGCTGAGAAGCTGCACAGGGTCACACACGCCGCAGAGCCGGGCCAGGCACTCACCTGTCCAGATGACACCGATCCCTGGGAGCAGCTCCTGGCCGATGGTCAGCAAGTAGCAGgactggctggggctgggagagcaCAGAGAGCTGCAGTACTCTGGGGAGAGAGCACAGAGCATCCCTTGAGGGGCAGAGAGACcgggagaggagaggctgccTGGGATCAATGGATAGGGGCTGGGGAGATGCACGGTGCATGGAATACAGCATGCACGGCTGCTGAAGCGCCAGCCCATCTGCAGCCTGGTCCTGTCCTAGTCCTGAGATCTCCAGGGCTCCCGCAGGAGCAtgagggggctggggggagccaTGGAGGCTGTCAGGGCAGTCAGCTCTCAGCAGACACAGGTGCTGGGTGCAGCCAGCCGAAGGG
Proteins encoded in this window:
- the LOC127015487 gene encoding protein O-GlcNAcase-like; this encodes MAGRPRFLCGVVEGFYGRPWSMEQRKLLFQWLKRWGLNCYMYAPKDELKHRLLWREPYTEHEAAHMRSLIEAAQEQGVEFVFAISAGQDMVFSSAGDRLLLQQKLRQVAAMGCHSFALLFDDIDPCMCQADRDVFPSLAQAQASVANEVYQELGQPSVFLFCPTEYCSSLCSPSPSQSCYLLTIGQELLPGIGVIWTGPKVVSQELSATLLEEVEGVLRRRPIIWDNLYANDYDCRRVFLGPYTGRAPGLMPRLHGLLLNPNCELQANFIPIHTLGSWFRSELGSCAHPDHAGMETAAALGDSQGPQEGSYSPQEALELALHDWVAEINQQALEPGGRTPGHASVSVKGGTRLQPSTAGGQEVMPELQPHDSVPSGADEHGPEPCGVAPGEGKRKVTSEPEKGSGSRTPAGSQQSPTGDGDQLVMGSRESCEPSSALPSTAGSAQSAGTPVATDTLHSPGPAVCCSNEANTRQNLPLPTSDARTGGGSPPPSPSSTQPEASRADMPQTPLGPGACTSPGPPAPLTDGAGASPGPTAVLTDGVGASPGPTAPLTPEEAGSSHMALLTLEEAGSGPMVPLTPKEARISPTAPVTPEEARSSPMALTLEEARTSPTALLTPEKARSSPTAPLTLGEVRMLVELFYLPYHHGPLAQHLLEHFRWLWANGLSVGVPATAPDACGGMQWRSRAQSFQLLCAQTCRLHSRFVSSAGRALLYDLHPYLWDIRNMLLAASAFVLWLDGHLLCDPDPKGTWGSCFGWCQSITAPILLGGDAEPWAHRGGLFGELQALLPVGNSCDLFYHPPPLFPSSQLYLLRPLLPLDKGELYRMCRESLDCDPEVAEILAAHPDLLGDRLLGSFLSLSPEYTFVLEDEGGPCGYAAGALCAEGFLQQRDSSWLPAIRHKYPQDLGAGAPALGQDALEEALLFFHAEPPAVPLPVLRRFPSLVQLGTAPRVLDAGASRSLAICLLSALRANGSRGVFCQVSAADRQQLSFYSKLGFVALPVPWSSSPSALLLGRLL